A section of the Cryobacterium soli genome encodes:
- a CDS encoding helix-turn-helix domain-containing protein: MSAGLIVLGEFLRARRHVCQPEDAGIVRDTGRRVPGLRRDEVARLAGISAEYYLRLEKGRGGRPSDQVLNALARALGLDADSRQYLLRVASGELPQPVQPDAESAERITRVLGHWTHTPAYVSDSHRDIVAANPLAHVFGNGGLSAGSNVVLRLFVDRMKHSLVEWEEMTRSSLAGLRRDADPRSPRLKEIVDALSDDPDFERMWARYDVSGSEDARINMVVEAVGAIEIDVQNFAVRSMPGYQLTVLSAPPQSITAMVFSRLAASLDPSVTTLSATGVPAGTRTPGASTVP, from the coding sequence ATGTCTGCGGGGTTGATCGTGTTGGGCGAGTTCCTACGGGCTCGCCGCCATGTCTGCCAGCCGGAGGACGCGGGGATCGTGCGGGATACGGGTCGCCGGGTGCCTGGGCTGCGACGGGACGAGGTCGCCCGGCTCGCCGGGATCAGCGCCGAGTACTACCTGCGATTGGAGAAGGGCCGCGGCGGCCGGCCATCCGATCAGGTGCTGAACGCCCTCGCTCGAGCACTCGGGCTTGACGCCGATTCGCGGCAGTACCTGTTGCGGGTCGCCAGCGGTGAGCTGCCCCAGCCCGTGCAACCCGACGCGGAATCGGCCGAGCGGATCACGCGCGTGCTCGGCCACTGGACCCACACCCCCGCATACGTGTCCGACAGCCACCGCGACATCGTGGCGGCCAACCCGCTCGCCCACGTGTTCGGCAATGGCGGGCTCTCGGCCGGATCCAACGTTGTGCTCCGCCTCTTCGTGGACCGGATGAAGCACTCCCTCGTGGAGTGGGAGGAAATGACCCGCTCCAGCCTGGCGGGCCTGCGGCGGGATGCCGATCCGCGCTCACCACGGCTGAAGGAGATCGTCGACGCACTCTCCGACGATCCCGACTTCGAGCGGATGTGGGCGCGGTACGACGTGTCTGGTTCGGAGGACGCCCGGATCAATATGGTGGTGGAGGCCGTGGGCGCCATCGAGATCGACGTGCAGAACTTCGCGGTGCGCAGCATGCCCGGGTACCAGTTGACCGTGCTGTCCGCGCCGCCGCAGAGCATCACGGCCATGGTGTTCTCTCGCCTGGCCGCCTCCCTCGACCCATCCGTCACCACCCTCTCCGCGACAGGGGTACCAGCAGGGACACGCACACCAGGAGCATCGACCGTACCGTGA
- a CDS encoding RidA family protein: MTTITDRLDELGITLPQQAAAPAGTYVPAVISGHQVYTAGQLPFVDGVLPATGKVGAAVTADEARGYARLSALNALAAVASVLGSLDRVTRVIKVVGFVASDPGFTDQPAVLNGASEVLGEIFGDAGVHARSAVGVAVLPLNSPVEVELIVEFS, encoded by the coding sequence ATGACCACGATCACCGATCGCCTGGATGAACTCGGGATCACACTGCCGCAGCAGGCCGCAGCGCCCGCTGGCACGTACGTTCCTGCCGTCATCAGCGGCCACCAGGTCTACACGGCCGGGCAGCTCCCCTTCGTCGACGGCGTGCTGCCTGCCACCGGCAAGGTCGGCGCTGCCGTCACGGCCGATGAGGCACGGGGCTATGCCCGCCTCAGCGCCCTGAATGCCTTGGCCGCCGTGGCGAGTGTGCTCGGCTCCCTCGACCGGGTCACCCGGGTGATCAAGGTCGTGGGGTTTGTGGCGTCGGACCCCGGATTCACCGATCAGCCTGCAGTGCTGAACGGTGCCTCAGAGGTGCTCGGAGAGATCTTCGGCGACGCCGGCGTGCACGCCCGCAGCGCCGTGGGCGTCGCCGTACTGCCGCTGAATTCCCCGGTCGAAGTCGAGCTCATCGTCGAATTCAGCTAA
- a CDS encoding alpha/beta fold hydrolase: MSDSPTVVLVHGAFAESASWSGVLANLLDRGIAAFATPNPLRSVSTDADNVRRAVESVGGPVLLVGHSYGGAVITEAAVGSEAVAGLVYVAAFAPDHGETSLGLTGQFPGSTLGETVRPYALGDGTNDLIVDRELFPNQFAGDVPLAEAKIAAATQRAIRDFALGEPQPAETPAWKTLPSWFIFGTADKNIPVEGLRFMAERAGSLKTVEIPDASHSVMVSNPNAVADLIVGALAYLA; the protein is encoded by the coding sequence ATGTCTGACTCCCCCACCGTCGTTCTCGTGCACGGCGCCTTCGCCGAATCCGCCAGCTGGAGCGGCGTCCTGGCGAATCTCCTTGACCGCGGAATCGCCGCCTTCGCTACCCCGAACCCACTCCGCAGCGTCAGCACCGACGCCGACAACGTGCGCCGCGCCGTCGAGTCGGTCGGCGGCCCGGTGCTCCTGGTCGGCCATTCCTACGGCGGCGCCGTTATCACCGAGGCGGCCGTTGGCAGCGAAGCTGTGGCCGGACTGGTCTACGTCGCCGCCTTCGCGCCCGACCACGGCGAAACCTCGCTCGGGCTCACCGGCCAATTCCCTGGCAGCACTCTGGGCGAGACGGTGCGCCCGTATGCCCTGGGCGATGGGACGAATGACCTCATCGTGGACCGTGAGCTCTTCCCGAATCAGTTCGCCGGTGACGTTCCCCTCGCAGAGGCGAAGATCGCCGCCGCGACGCAGCGGGCCATTCGCGACTTCGCCCTCGGCGAACCACAGCCCGCCGAAACCCCCGCGTGGAAGACGCTGCCGTCCTGGTTCATCTTCGGCACCGCCGACAAGAACATCCCGGTGGAGGGCCTGCGCTTCATGGCGGAGCGCGCCGGTTCCCTGAAGACCGTCGAGATCCCGGACGCCTCGCACTCGGTCATGGTGTCCAACCCCAACGCTGTCGCCGACCTCATCGTGGGCGCCCTGGCGTATCTGGCGTAA